A portion of the Bdellovibrionales bacterium genome contains these proteins:
- a CDS encoding NUDIX domain-containing protein: MSDKKYEIIHREALFQGYFRVDRFHLRQELYAGGWSDVFSREVFEGARNAAAVLLFDPHQDKVILIEEFRAGPMAKGDDPFLIEVVAGVIGADETPEVTARRESTEEAGCEVTDLQKIASYYPSPGCLSEYTTLFVGRTKAPEDGSIYGLAHEGEDIKVVVLEAMQAINLLYSGKLRDASSVIAMQWFALHHTELRSRWLVSDTSTMII, translated from the coding sequence ATGTCCGACAAAAAGTATGAAATCATTCACCGCGAGGCTCTGTTTCAGGGCTATTTTCGCGTGGATCGGTTCCATTTGCGTCAAGAGCTTTATGCAGGCGGCTGGAGCGATGTTTTCTCGCGCGAGGTGTTTGAGGGCGCACGCAACGCCGCCGCCGTCCTCCTTTTCGATCCCCATCAAGACAAAGTCATTTTGATCGAAGAGTTTCGCGCTGGCCCCATGGCCAAGGGCGACGATCCCTTCCTGATCGAGGTTGTCGCGGGCGTGATCGGCGCCGATGAAACGCCAGAGGTGACGGCCCGCCGCGAATCTACGGAAGAGGCGGGCTGTGAGGTGACGGATTTGCAGAAAATAGCCTCGTATTACCCCAGTCCCGGTTGTTTGTCGGAATACACGACCCTGTTCGTGGGACGCACTAAGGCCCCCGAAGATGGCTCTATTTATGGCCTCGCCCATGAGGGGGAGGATATCAAAGTTGTGGTTTTAGAGGCTATGCAGGCCATTAACCTACTGTATTCTGGAAAACTGCGCGATGCGTCCAGCGTGATCGCGATGCAGTGGTTTGCCCTTCACCATACGGAACTTCGCTCGCGCTGGCTGGTGAGCGACACCAGTACGATGATCATTTGA